A window from Megalops cyprinoides isolate fMegCyp1 chromosome 8, fMegCyp1.pri, whole genome shotgun sequence encodes these proteins:
- the LOC118782478 gene encoding tight junction protein ZO-1-like isoform X4, translated as MLVCLWCGFVVAVDKMKYQKYITVMQMAWGVTASNKENCLPPRRRMWVTPSSDASTAAASSVSLSQGKPSLRRIKGRIHRSKSLDSIDLLDSNSAAMEETVIWEQHTVTLHRAPGFGFGIAISGGRDNPHFQSGETSIVISDVLKGGPAEGLLQENDRVVMVNAVSMDNVEHAYAVQQLRKSGKNAKITIRRKRKVQIPVARGGERETMSEHEEEEDSYDEEMDEEQSGPSAYGGGAASGGRRKERSTNRRDRSASRDRSLSPRSVASNLPPRPAKVTLVKSRKNEEYGLRLASHIFVKDISPESLAARDGNIQEGDVVLKINGTVTENLSLIDAKKLIERSKGKLKMVVQRDERATLLNIPDLDDSIPSGNASERDDISEIHSLASDHSNRSHDRNRGGRSRSPDRRSEPSDHSRQSPQQVSNGSHRSREEERISKPGAVSTPVKLSEEALTSKPAEQPGAKEEKQVPPLPEPKPVYAQPGQPDVDLPVSPSDAPVPTAAHDDSILRPSMKLVKFKKGESVGLRLAGGNDVGIFVAGVLEDSPAAKEGLEEGDQILRVNNVDFANIIREEAVLFLLDLPKGEEVTILAQKKKDVYRRIVESDVGDSFYIRTHFEYEKESPYGLSFNKGEVFRVVDTLYNGKLGSWLAIRIGKNHQEVERGIIPNKNRAEQLSSVQYTLPKTAGGDRADFWRFRGLRSSKRNLRKSREDLSAQPVQTKFPAYERVVLREAGFLRPVVIFGPIADVAREKVAREEPDLFELAKSEPRDAGTDQRSSGIIRLHTIKQIIDRDKHAVLDITPNAVDRLNYAQWYPIVVFLNPDSKQGVKNMRTRLCPESRKSARKLYERALKLRKNNHHLFTTTINMNSMNDGWYGALKETIQQQQNQLVWVSEGKADGAPEDDLDLHDDRLSYLSAPGSEYSMYSTDSRHTSDYEDTDTEGGAYTDQELDETLNDEVGLPSEPAITRSSEPVREDPPVIQDAPGYAAYPHAVQPEPLNRIDPAGFKTPAPQQIYKKDLYSMEEPVRQHGLNQQPPAVGPPLTYEPQPPYQGEQPYRDYDHPPYHYEGGSNYLEPKSHSYDPHLHYENRVPHYEEEWPPYDQRTSPQPPGYQPARPPFENQHPPGYDPRLPYDGRPERDYSPPQPRYDEAPMGYDTRPRYEPPPKSYGKPGPVRYDEPPPPPSGGYDTRPRYEPDAHAYPPVAARSPEPPKQYYTEPPSRPTYNQAPQNRAYKPGQYEPIGNSDAPLPPPKPESLPFPLDSAVNMPAKPLPPPPREEPEDDPAMKPQSVLTRVKMFENKRSVSMDRGKEAGDSAGLRPVDLPPKPVIVPGPVPKANSLSHLDQEKAAYRAPEPQRPKAAEDIVRANHYDPDEDEEYYRKQLSYFDRRSFDNKPAPQPKPAVTQPVQNYPRVESVENTSPMEKKYEPVPQITPPPVQYGQPSPVAPPATLPKPVTPELNPLPDPLGSPKAKPDLSGLRPANREDTVQSNYLPQKSFPEKSPVNGTDPAPKPLGVPAASSYNRYVPKPYTTSARPFERKFESPKFNHNLLPNDTQPKADPVLKPVGGVQPPSLANSKPQISPQPAELDSGLDTFTRTIDNRPKYQHNNINAVPKAIPVSPSALEDDEEDEGHTVVATARGIFNSNGGVLSSIETGVSIIIPQGAIPEGVEQEIYFKVCRDNSILPPLDKEKGETLLSPLVMCGPHGLKFQKPVELRLPHCASMTPDGWSFALKSSDSSSGDPKSWQNKSLPGDPNYLVGANCVSVLIDHF; from the exons AGTGCAGCGATGGAGGAGACTGTAATATGGGAACAGCACACAGTGACTCTTCACAGG gcTCCAGGGTTCGGGTTCGGGATAGCCATTTCGGGAGGTCGGGATAACCCTCATTTTCAGAGTGGAGAGACCTCCATCGTCATATCTGACGTCCTGAAAGGAGGCCCAGCTGAGGGACTGCTGCA GGAAAATGACCGAGTTGTGATGGTCAACGCTGTTTCCATGGATAACGTGGAGCATGCGTACGCTGTGCAGCAGCTTCGGAAAAGCGGAAAGAACGCAAAAATT ACGATCAGGCGGAAACGGAAGGTACAGATTCCGGTCGCCCGgggcggggagagggagacgaTGTCGGAgcatgaggaagaagaggacaGCTACGACGAAGAGATGGATGAAGAGCAAAGCGGGCCCAGCGCCTACGGCGGTGGAGCCGCGTCCGGCGGCCGTCGGAAAGAACGGAGCACCAACCGGCGGGACCGCAGCGCCTCCCGGGACAGAAGCCTCTCACCCCGCTCCGTTGCATCCAACCTGCCTCCCCGTCCCGCCAAAGTCACCCTGGTCAAGTCCCGCAAGAACGAAG AATATGGGCTGCGCTTGGCCAGCCACATCTTCGTGAAAGACATCTCCCCCGAGAGCCTGGCAGCGCGGGACGGCAACATCCAGGAGGGAGACGTGGTGCTGAag ATCAATGGCACAGTCACAGAGAACCTGTCCTTGATAGATGCTAAGAAGCTTATCGAGAGGTCAAAGGGCAAGCTGAAGATGGTGGTACAGAGAGACGAGAGGGCGACGCTGCTCAACATCCCCGATTTGGACGACAGCATCCCCTCCGGAAACGCCTCTGAACGAGACG acaTCTCAGAAATTCATTCACTGGCATCCGACCATTCCAATCGATCACATGACAGAAACCGCGGCGGTCGGTCGCGGTCCCCCGACAGGCGGTCCGAACCTTCTGACCATTCCAGGCAGTCTCCACAGCAAGTCAGCAACGGCAG cCACAGAAGTCGCGAGGAGGAGAGGATTTCAAAACCAGGGGCAGTTTCGACTCCTGTTAAATTATCCGAGGAAGCACTAACCTCCAAGCCAGCTGAGCAGCCTGGGgccaaagaggaaaaacaggtcCCCCCATTGCCAG AGCCCAAGCCAGTGTATGCCCAGCCCGGCCAGCCTGATGTGGACCTGCCTGTGAGTCCTTCCGATGCCCCTGTGCCTACTGCTGCCCACGATGACAGCATTCTCAG GCCAAGTATGAAGCTGGTGAAGTTTAAGAAAGGCGAGAGCGTGGGACTGCGTCTGGCTGGGGGGAACGATGTGGGCATCTTTGTGGCGGGAGTTCTGGAGGACAGCCCCGCTGCCAAGGAGGGCCTGGAGGAGGGAGACCAGATTCTCAGG GTAAACAATGTCGACTTTGCAAATATAATTCGAGAAGAGGCAGTGCTGTTCCTCCTTGATCTTCCTAAAGGCGAAGAGGTCACCATCCTGGCCCAGAAGAAGAAGGATG TGTACCGGCGGATTGTGGAGTCGGACGTGGGCGACTCGTTCTACATCCGGACCCACTTTGAGTACGAGAAGGAGTCTCCCTACGGCCTGAGCTTCAACAAGGGCGAGGTGTTTCGCGTGGTGGACACCCTTTACAACGGCAAGCTTGGCTCCTGGCTGGCCATCCGCATCGGCAAGAACCAccaggaggtggagagagggatcATTCCCAACAAGAACAG AGCAGAGCAGTTGTCCAGCGTACAGTACACTCTGCCCAAAACAGCGGGGGGTGACCGTGCAGACTTCTGGAGGTTCCGTGGCCTGCGCAGCTCCAAGAGGAACCTGCGGAAGAGCCGGGAGGACCTCTCTGCCCAGCCGGTCCAGACCAAGTTCCCCGCCTACGAGAGGGTGGTGCTGAGAGAGG CTGGCTTCCTGAGGCCTGTGGTGATCTTCGGGCCCATCGCTGACGTGGCGCGGGAGAAGGTGGCCAGAGAGGAGCCGGACCTGTTTGAGCTTGCCA AGAGTGAACCCCGAGACGCCGGGACGGACCAGCGCAGCTCCGGAATCATCCGGCTCCACACCATCAAACAGATCATCGATCGG GATAAGCATGCAGTGCTGGACATCACCCCCAACGCTGTGGACCGGCTGAACTACGCGCAGTGGTACCCCATCGTGGTATTCCTGAACCCCGACAGCAAGCAGGGGGTGAAGAACATGAGGACGCGGCTGTGCCCCGAGTCCAGGAAGAGCGCGCGGAAGCTGTATGAGCGCGCTCTGAAACTAAGGAAAAACAACCACCACCTCTTCACCA ccaCTATCAACATGAACAGCATGAATGACGGGTGGTATGGGGCTCTGAAGGAGAccatccagcagcagcagaaccagCTGGTGTGGGTCTCAGAGGGCAAG gcggACGGCGCCCCCGAGGATGACCTGGACCTCCACGACGACCGCCTGTCGTACCTGTCGGCGCCGGGCAGCGAGTACTCCATGTACAGCACGGACAGCCGGCACACCTCGGACTACGAGGACACGGACACGGAGGGGGGCGCCTACACCGACCAGGAGCTGGACGAGACGCTCAATGACGAGGTCGGCCTGCCCAGCGAGCCTGCCATCACCCGCTCCTCAGAGCCTGTGCGTGAAGACCCGCCTGTCATCCAGGACGCCCCGGGGTACGCTGCATACCCCCACGCTGTGCAGCCCGAGCCCCTGAACCGGATCGACCCTGCCGGGTTCAAGACTCCTGCACCTCAACAG ATTTACAAGAAGGATCTGTACAGCATGGAGGAACCTGTGAGACAGCATGGGCTAAACCAGCAGCCCCCAGCGGTTGGGCCGCCCCTCACCTACGAACCCCAGCCCCCATACCAAGGCGAACAGCCGTACAGAGATTACGACCACCCCCCCTATCACTACGAGGGGGGCAGCAACTACCTGGAACCAAAGTCTCACAGCTACGACCCGCACCTGCACTACGAGAACCGCGTGCCTCACTACGAAGAAGAGTGGCCCCCTTATGACCAACGGACCTCGCCCCAGCCGCCCGGTTACCAGCCGGCCCGCCCGCCCTTTGAGAACCAGCACCCCCCGGGCTACGACCCACGGCTTCCCTACGACGGCAGGCCTGAGCGGGACTACAGCCCCCCGCAGCCTCGCTACGACGAAGCGCCCATGGGCTACGACACTCGGCCACGCTACGAGCCGCCGCCCAAGAGCTATGGAAAGCCAGGGCCGGTGCGTTACGACgagcctcccccacccccctcgggAGGGTACGACACGCGTCCTCGCTACGAGCCGGACGCCCACGCCTACCCACCGGTTGCGGCACGCTCCCCAGAGCCCCCCAAGCAGTACTACACCGAGCCTCCGTCACGGCCTACCTACAACCAAGCGCCCCAGAACCGCGCCTACAAACCAGGACAGTACGAGCCCATTGGGAACTCGGATGCCCCCTTGCCCCCTCCCAAACCAGAGTCTCTTCCGTTCCCTCTAGACTCTGCAGTCAACATGCCCGCTaaacccctgcccccaccccctagGGAGGAGCCAGAGGATGATCCCGCCATGAAGCCGCAGTCGGTGCTGACAAGGGTCAAGATGTTTGAGAACAAGCGCTCGGTGTCGATGGACAGGGGCAAAGAGGCAGGTGACTCTGCTGGGCTTCGG CCAGTGGATCTGCCCCCCAAACCTGTCATTGTCCCTGGCCCTGTCCCCAAAGCCAACTCTCTGAGCCATCTGGACCAGGAGAAGGCTGCTTACAG AGCACCTGAGCCCCAGCGGCCCAAAGCGGCTGAGGACATTGTGCGCGCCAACCACTACGACCCAGATGAGGATGAGGAGTACTACAGGAAGCAACTGTCCTACTTCGACCGGCGCAGTTTCGACAATAAGCCCGCCCCCCAGCCCAAGCCTGCAGTGACCCAGCCTGTGCAAAACTACCCCAG GGTGGAGTCGGTGGAGAATACGAGCCCAATGGAGAAAAAATACGAGCCTGTGCCTCAGatcaccccaccccctgtgCAGTACGGCCAGCCCAGCCCTGTGGCCCCGCCTGCCACACTGCCCAAACCCGTCACCCCTGAAT TGAACCCCCTGCCTGATCCTCTTGGCTCCCCGAAAGCCAAGCCTGACCTGTCGGGGCTGAGGCCTGCTAACAGAGAAGACACAGTCCAGAGCAACTACCTGCCCCAGAAAAGTTTCCCAGAGAAGTCTCCGGTCAACGGCACTGACCCAGCCCCTAAGCCCCTGGGTGTGCCGGCTGCCTCCAGCTACAACCGCTACGTCCCCAAGCCATACACCACCTCGGCTCGGCCCTTTGAGCGTAAATTTGAGAGCCCCAAGTTCAACCACAACCTGCTGCCCAATGACACGCAGCCAAAGGCGGACCCTGTCCTTAAGCCTGTCGGCGGAGTGCAGCCTCCCAGTCTGGCCAATAGCAAGCCCCAGATCTCTCCTCAGCCGGCTGAGCTGGACAGTGGACTGGATACCTTCACACGCACCATAGACAACAGACCCAAATACCAGCACAACAACATCAACGCTGTCCCCAAGGCCATCCCAGTCAG CCCGAGCGCACTggaggatgatgaggaggatgaggggcACACAGTGGTGGCCACAGCCCGGGGCATCTTCAACAGCAACGGTGGCGTGCTGAGCTCCATAGAGACGGGCGTGAGCATCATCATCCCCCAGGGGGCCATCCCTGAGGGCGTGGAGCAGGAGATCTATTTCAAGGTCTGCAGGGACAACAGCATCCTTCCGCCCCTCGACAAGGAGAAGG GAGAAACTCTGCTCAGCCCGCTGGTCATGTGCGGCCCTCACGGCCTGAAGTTCCAGAAGCCTGTGGAGCTGCGCCTACCTCACTGTGCGTCTATGACCCCCGACGGTTGGTCTTTTGCTCTAAAATCCTCCGACTCCTCGTCGG GTGATC
- the LOC118782478 gene encoding tight junction protein ZO-1-like isoform X7 has product MLVCLWCGFVVAVDKMKYQKYITVMQMAWGVTASNKENCLPPRRRMWVTPSSDASTAAASSVSLSQGKPSLRRIKGRIHRSKSLDSIDLLDSNSAAMEETVIWEQHTVTLHRAPGFGFGIAISGGRDNPHFQSGETSIVISDVLKGGPAEGLLQENDRVVMVNAVSMDNVEHAYAVQQLRKSGKNAKITIRRKRKVQIPVARGGERETMSEHEEEEDSYDEEMDEEQSGPSAYGGGAASGGRRKERSTNRRDRSASRDRSLSPRSVASNLPPRPAKVTLVKSRKNEEYGLRLASHIFVKDISPESLAARDGNIQEGDVVLKINGTVTENLSLIDAKKLIERSKGKLKMVVQRDERATLLNIPDLDDSIPSGNASERDDISEIHSLASDHSNRSHDRNRGGRSRSPDRRSEPSDHSRQSPQQVSNGSHRSREEERISKPGAVSTPVKLSEEALTSKPAEQPGAKEEKQVPPLPEPKPVYAQPGQPDVDLPVSPSDAPVPTAAHDDSILRPSMKLVKFKKGESVGLRLAGGNDVGIFVAGVLEDSPAAKEGLEEGDQILRVNNVDFANIIREEAVLFLLDLPKGEEVTILAQKKKDVYRRIVESDVGDSFYIRTHFEYEKESPYGLSFNKGEVFRVVDTLYNGKLGSWLAIRIGKNHQEVERGIIPNKNRAEQLSSVQYTLPKTAGGDRADFWRFRGLRSSKRNLRKSREDLSAQPVQTKFPAYERVVLREAGFLRPVVIFGPIADVAREKVAREEPDLFELAKSEPRDAGTDQRSSGIIRLHTIKQIIDRDKHAVLDITPNAVDRLNYAQWYPIVVFLNPDSKQGVKNMRTRLCPESRKSARKLYERALKLRKNNHHLFTTTINMNSMNDGWYGALKETIQQQQNQLVWVSEGKADGAPEDDLDLHDDRLSYLSAPGSEYSMYSTDSRHTSDYEDTDTEGGAYTDQELDETLNDEVGLPSEPAITRSSEPVREDPPVIQDAPGYAAYPHAVQPEPLNRIDPAGFKTPAPQQIYKKDLYSMEEPVRQHGLNQQPPAVGPPLTYEPQPPYQGEQPYRDYDHPPYHYEGGSNYLEPKSHSYDPHLHYENRVPHYEEEWPPYDQRTSPQPPGYQPARPPFENQHPPGYDPRLPYDGRPERDYSPPQPRYDEAPMGYDTRPRYEPPPKSYGKPGPVRYDEPPPPPSGGYDTRPRYEPDAHAYPPVAARSPEPPKQYYTEPPSRPTYNQAPQNRAYKPGQYEPIGNSDAPLPPPKPESLPFPLDSAVNMPAKPLPPPPREEPEDDPAMKPQSVLTRVKMFENKRSVSMDRGKEAGDSAGLRPVDLPPKPVIVPGPVPKANSLSHLDQEKAAYRAPEPQRPKAAEDIVRANHYDPDEDEEYYRKQLSYFDRRSFDNKPAPQPKPAVTQPVQNYPRVESVENTSPMEKKYEPVPQITPPPVQYGQPSPVAPPATLPKPVTPELNPLPDPLGSPKAKPDLSGLRPANREDTVQSNYLPQKSFPEKSPVNGTDPAPKPLGVPAASSYNRYVPKPYTTSARPFERKFESPKFNHNLLPNDTQPKADPVLKPVGGVQPPSLANSKPQISPQPAELDSGLDTFTRTIDNRPKYQHNNINAVPKAIPVSPSALEDDEEDEGHTVVATARGIFNSNGGVLSSIETGVSIIIPQGAIPEGVEQEIYFKVCRDNSILPPLDKEKGETLLSPLVMCGPHGLKFQKPVELRLPHCDPKSWQNKSLPGDPNYLVGANCVSVLIDHF; this is encoded by the exons AGTGCAGCGATGGAGGAGACTGTAATATGGGAACAGCACACAGTGACTCTTCACAGG gcTCCAGGGTTCGGGTTCGGGATAGCCATTTCGGGAGGTCGGGATAACCCTCATTTTCAGAGTGGAGAGACCTCCATCGTCATATCTGACGTCCTGAAAGGAGGCCCAGCTGAGGGACTGCTGCA GGAAAATGACCGAGTTGTGATGGTCAACGCTGTTTCCATGGATAACGTGGAGCATGCGTACGCTGTGCAGCAGCTTCGGAAAAGCGGAAAGAACGCAAAAATT ACGATCAGGCGGAAACGGAAGGTACAGATTCCGGTCGCCCGgggcggggagagggagacgaTGTCGGAgcatgaggaagaagaggacaGCTACGACGAAGAGATGGATGAAGAGCAAAGCGGGCCCAGCGCCTACGGCGGTGGAGCCGCGTCCGGCGGCCGTCGGAAAGAACGGAGCACCAACCGGCGGGACCGCAGCGCCTCCCGGGACAGAAGCCTCTCACCCCGCTCCGTTGCATCCAACCTGCCTCCCCGTCCCGCCAAAGTCACCCTGGTCAAGTCCCGCAAGAACGAAG AATATGGGCTGCGCTTGGCCAGCCACATCTTCGTGAAAGACATCTCCCCCGAGAGCCTGGCAGCGCGGGACGGCAACATCCAGGAGGGAGACGTGGTGCTGAag ATCAATGGCACAGTCACAGAGAACCTGTCCTTGATAGATGCTAAGAAGCTTATCGAGAGGTCAAAGGGCAAGCTGAAGATGGTGGTACAGAGAGACGAGAGGGCGACGCTGCTCAACATCCCCGATTTGGACGACAGCATCCCCTCCGGAAACGCCTCTGAACGAGACG acaTCTCAGAAATTCATTCACTGGCATCCGACCATTCCAATCGATCACATGACAGAAACCGCGGCGGTCGGTCGCGGTCCCCCGACAGGCGGTCCGAACCTTCTGACCATTCCAGGCAGTCTCCACAGCAAGTCAGCAACGGCAG cCACAGAAGTCGCGAGGAGGAGAGGATTTCAAAACCAGGGGCAGTTTCGACTCCTGTTAAATTATCCGAGGAAGCACTAACCTCCAAGCCAGCTGAGCAGCCTGGGgccaaagaggaaaaacaggtcCCCCCATTGCCAG AGCCCAAGCCAGTGTATGCCCAGCCCGGCCAGCCTGATGTGGACCTGCCTGTGAGTCCTTCCGATGCCCCTGTGCCTACTGCTGCCCACGATGACAGCATTCTCAG GCCAAGTATGAAGCTGGTGAAGTTTAAGAAAGGCGAGAGCGTGGGACTGCGTCTGGCTGGGGGGAACGATGTGGGCATCTTTGTGGCGGGAGTTCTGGAGGACAGCCCCGCTGCCAAGGAGGGCCTGGAGGAGGGAGACCAGATTCTCAGG GTAAACAATGTCGACTTTGCAAATATAATTCGAGAAGAGGCAGTGCTGTTCCTCCTTGATCTTCCTAAAGGCGAAGAGGTCACCATCCTGGCCCAGAAGAAGAAGGATG TGTACCGGCGGATTGTGGAGTCGGACGTGGGCGACTCGTTCTACATCCGGACCCACTTTGAGTACGAGAAGGAGTCTCCCTACGGCCTGAGCTTCAACAAGGGCGAGGTGTTTCGCGTGGTGGACACCCTTTACAACGGCAAGCTTGGCTCCTGGCTGGCCATCCGCATCGGCAAGAACCAccaggaggtggagagagggatcATTCCCAACAAGAACAG AGCAGAGCAGTTGTCCAGCGTACAGTACACTCTGCCCAAAACAGCGGGGGGTGACCGTGCAGACTTCTGGAGGTTCCGTGGCCTGCGCAGCTCCAAGAGGAACCTGCGGAAGAGCCGGGAGGACCTCTCTGCCCAGCCGGTCCAGACCAAGTTCCCCGCCTACGAGAGGGTGGTGCTGAGAGAGG CTGGCTTCCTGAGGCCTGTGGTGATCTTCGGGCCCATCGCTGACGTGGCGCGGGAGAAGGTGGCCAGAGAGGAGCCGGACCTGTTTGAGCTTGCCA AGAGTGAACCCCGAGACGCCGGGACGGACCAGCGCAGCTCCGGAATCATCCGGCTCCACACCATCAAACAGATCATCGATCGG GATAAGCATGCAGTGCTGGACATCACCCCCAACGCTGTGGACCGGCTGAACTACGCGCAGTGGTACCCCATCGTGGTATTCCTGAACCCCGACAGCAAGCAGGGGGTGAAGAACATGAGGACGCGGCTGTGCCCCGAGTCCAGGAAGAGCGCGCGGAAGCTGTATGAGCGCGCTCTGAAACTAAGGAAAAACAACCACCACCTCTTCACCA ccaCTATCAACATGAACAGCATGAATGACGGGTGGTATGGGGCTCTGAAGGAGAccatccagcagcagcagaaccagCTGGTGTGGGTCTCAGAGGGCAAG gcggACGGCGCCCCCGAGGATGACCTGGACCTCCACGACGACCGCCTGTCGTACCTGTCGGCGCCGGGCAGCGAGTACTCCATGTACAGCACGGACAGCCGGCACACCTCGGACTACGAGGACACGGACACGGAGGGGGGCGCCTACACCGACCAGGAGCTGGACGAGACGCTCAATGACGAGGTCGGCCTGCCCAGCGAGCCTGCCATCACCCGCTCCTCAGAGCCTGTGCGTGAAGACCCGCCTGTCATCCAGGACGCCCCGGGGTACGCTGCATACCCCCACGCTGTGCAGCCCGAGCCCCTGAACCGGATCGACCCTGCCGGGTTCAAGACTCCTGCACCTCAACAG ATTTACAAGAAGGATCTGTACAGCATGGAGGAACCTGTGAGACAGCATGGGCTAAACCAGCAGCCCCCAGCGGTTGGGCCGCCCCTCACCTACGAACCCCAGCCCCCATACCAAGGCGAACAGCCGTACAGAGATTACGACCACCCCCCCTATCACTACGAGGGGGGCAGCAACTACCTGGAACCAAAGTCTCACAGCTACGACCCGCACCTGCACTACGAGAACCGCGTGCCTCACTACGAAGAAGAGTGGCCCCCTTATGACCAACGGACCTCGCCCCAGCCGCCCGGTTACCAGCCGGCCCGCCCGCCCTTTGAGAACCAGCACCCCCCGGGCTACGACCCACGGCTTCCCTACGACGGCAGGCCTGAGCGGGACTACAGCCCCCCGCAGCCTCGCTACGACGAAGCGCCCATGGGCTACGACACTCGGCCACGCTACGAGCCGCCGCCCAAGAGCTATGGAAAGCCAGGGCCGGTGCGTTACGACgagcctcccccacccccctcgggAGGGTACGACACGCGTCCTCGCTACGAGCCGGACGCCCACGCCTACCCACCGGTTGCGGCACGCTCCCCAGAGCCCCCCAAGCAGTACTACACCGAGCCTCCGTCACGGCCTACCTACAACCAAGCGCCCCAGAACCGCGCCTACAAACCAGGACAGTACGAGCCCATTGGGAACTCGGATGCCCCCTTGCCCCCTCCCAAACCAGAGTCTCTTCCGTTCCCTCTAGACTCTGCAGTCAACATGCCCGCTaaacccctgcccccaccccctagGGAGGAGCCAGAGGATGATCCCGCCATGAAGCCGCAGTCGGTGCTGACAAGGGTCAAGATGTTTGAGAACAAGCGCTCGGTGTCGATGGACAGGGGCAAAGAGGCAGGTGACTCTGCTGGGCTTCGG CCAGTGGATCTGCCCCCCAAACCTGTCATTGTCCCTGGCCCTGTCCCCAAAGCCAACTCTCTGAGCCATCTGGACCAGGAGAAGGCTGCTTACAG AGCACCTGAGCCCCAGCGGCCCAAAGCGGCTGAGGACATTGTGCGCGCCAACCACTACGACCCAGATGAGGATGAGGAGTACTACAGGAAGCAACTGTCCTACTTCGACCGGCGCAGTTTCGACAATAAGCCCGCCCCCCAGCCCAAGCCTGCAGTGACCCAGCCTGTGCAAAACTACCCCAG GGTGGAGTCGGTGGAGAATACGAGCCCAATGGAGAAAAAATACGAGCCTGTGCCTCAGatcaccccaccccctgtgCAGTACGGCCAGCCCAGCCCTGTGGCCCCGCCTGCCACACTGCCCAAACCCGTCACCCCTGAAT TGAACCCCCTGCCTGATCCTCTTGGCTCCCCGAAAGCCAAGCCTGACCTGTCGGGGCTGAGGCCTGCTAACAGAGAAGACACAGTCCAGAGCAACTACCTGCCCCAGAAAAGTTTCCCAGAGAAGTCTCCGGTCAACGGCACTGACCCAGCCCCTAAGCCCCTGGGTGTGCCGGCTGCCTCCAGCTACAACCGCTACGTCCCCAAGCCATACACCACCTCGGCTCGGCCCTTTGAGCGTAAATTTGAGAGCCCCAAGTTCAACCACAACCTGCTGCCCAATGACACGCAGCCAAAGGCGGACCCTGTCCTTAAGCCTGTCGGCGGAGTGCAGCCTCCCAGTCTGGCCAATAGCAAGCCCCAGATCTCTCCTCAGCCGGCTGAGCTGGACAGTGGACTGGATACCTTCACACGCACCATAGACAACAGACCCAAATACCAGCACAACAACATCAACGCTGTCCCCAAGGCCATCCCAGTCAG CCCGAGCGCACTggaggatgatgaggaggatgaggggcACACAGTGGTGGCCACAGCCCGGGGCATCTTCAACAGCAACGGTGGCGTGCTGAGCTCCATAGAGACGGGCGTGAGCATCATCATCCCCCAGGGGGCCATCCCTGAGGGCGTGGAGCAGGAGATCTATTTCAAGGTCTGCAGGGACAACAGCATCCTTCCGCCCCTCGACAAGGAGAAGG GAGAAACTCTGCTCAGCCCGCTGGTCATGTGCGGCCCTCACGGCCTGAAGTTCCAGAAGCCTGTGGAGCTGCGCCTACCTCACT GTGATC